The Bombus fervidus isolate BK054 chromosome 1, iyBomFerv1, whole genome shotgun sequence genome includes a window with the following:
- the Ppan gene encoding brix domain-containing protein peter pan, with protein MGRRKKGRCVKKNKQINAEENPNVAKAPHSFVIHRGLPGEHIVELTKDFRKIMEPFTAMSLKERKRNTIKDFVSIAGIFHVTHMCMFTRTEQGMYFKLCRLPRGPTLTFKIHSFSLSRDVISLLKRQMVYEELFKNSPLVVLNNFSGEGMQLKLIASMFQNMFPTINLTTVNLSTIRRCLSLNYNSTSKTIDLRHYAIKVVPVDVSKGIKKLIQAKIPNLSKCEDFSDFLTKGTVSESEAEDDPSNHVTLPQTLSSRGNHANNKSAIRLFELGPRLTLELIKVEDGLLDGEVLFHEYIHKSEEEKLLIKKKREEKKKLKEKRKKVQEENKKKKELRKQEHKEKSLKGMQKKKENEVLLQKIAKESMEENNVEDDDAQYYRDEIGEEPDKDLFERKVGAKRPRSMPKYKVKKQKLEH; from the exons atgGGACGCCGTAAAaag GGTCGTTgtgtaaagaaaaataaacaaattaatgCAGAAGAAAATCCAAATGTAGCAAAAGCACCTCATTCTTTTGTCATTCATCGTGGTCTACCTGGAGAACACATTGTTGAACTTACTAAAGACTTCCGTAAAATCATGGAACCTTTTACAGCAATGtctttaaaagaaagaaaaagaaatacaatcAAAGATTTTGTATCAATAGCTGGTATATTTCATGTTACACACATGTGTATGTTTACAAGAACGGAGCAAGGAATGTATTTCAAACTTTGCAG attACCAAGAGGACCAACACTCACTTTTAAAATACACAGTTTTTCCTTATCACGTGATGTAATATCTTTATTAAAAAGGCAAATGGTatatgaagaattatttaaaaattctccaCTAgtagttttaaataattttagtgGAGAAGGTATGCAACTGAAGCTTATTGCTTCTATGTTTCAAAATATGTTTCCAACAATCAATCTGACTACA GTTAATTTAAGTACAATCCGTAGATGTCTGAGcttaaattataattccacATCAAAAACTATTGATCTTAGGCATTATGCTATTAAAGTAGTACCTGTTGACGTATCAAAAGGTATCAAAAAGTTAATTCAAGCTAAGATTCCAAATTTGTCTAAATGTGAAGATTTTTCCGACTTCTTAACAAAAGGAACAGTTTCTGAAAGTGAAGCTGAAGATGATCCTTCAAATCATGTTACATTACCACAAACATTATCATCGCGTGGTAATCatgcaaataataaaagtgCAATTAGACTCTTTGAATTAGGTCCTAGATTAACACTAGAA cTGATAAAAGTCGAAGATGGACTTTTAGATGGTGAAGTACTTTTCCATGAGTATATTCATAAATCTGAGGAAGAAAAActattaataaagaaaaaacgagaagaaaaaaagaaattaaaggaaaaaagaaagaaagtgcaagaagaaaacaaaaagaagaaggaattGCGAAAACAAGAACATAAAGAAAAATCTTTGAAAGGAAtgcagaagaagaaagaaaatgaagtgTTACTACAAAAAATAGCAAAAGAATCAATGGAGGAGAATAATGTAGAAGATGATGATGCACAATATTATCGCGATGAAATTGGAGAAGAGCCTGATAAAG atttatttgaaagaaaagttGGTGCAAAAAGGCCTAGGAGTATGcctaaatataaagtaaagaAACAGAAACTTGAACATTAA